ACGTGAGCATGACCGCCACCCTGGCCACCGATTACATCTGGCGCGGCCAGTCGCAGACAGACGGGGCCGGCGCGGTACAGGGCAGTCTGGACATCGCGCATGAAAGCGGATTGTACATCGGTGCCTGGGCGTCCAATGTGGACGGGGAGGATTTCGGTGGCTCGAGCGTTGAGTTCGATTACTACACAGGTTTCGGCAGCTCAATCACCGACGACATCAGCTACGATCTGCAATGGGCTACTTACACCTATCCCGGCAACAGCAGCATCGACGTACAGGAAGTGATCGGCAGTCTTGGACTGTATGGTTTCACTGTCGGCGCGAAGTACGCTTACGATCCGTCCAGCCAACTGTACACGTTCATCGACTACGGCTTCGACCTGCCCTACGGGCTGGGCCTCGGACTGCACTACGGCGTGAGCGATACCAAGGATCCGCTGGATGGTGTCGGCGGCGACGAGAAATATTCCGACTGGGCGGTGTCCATCGGCAAGACTGTTCTCGGACTTGATCTGGCCCTGATGTACAGCGACACCGATCTGGGCGACGACTGCGCATACAGCGACAGCGACTCGTGCGACTCGGCCTTGACGTTCTCCGCCTCAAAGTCGTTCTAAGTCGATTGCTTCTCGTTTGACCGATTGACTGCATTGACGCCGGCTTCCCTTGGAACCGGCGTTTTTTATGCAGCTACAGCGGAGCGAGCCTGCGCACGTCGGCGGATGGACAGATCGACACGCATGCAAATGGCGGCCAGAAACAGGAAGCCGATGCCGAGATGGCCGCGCGTGACCTCGGTCCCGAACAGGCCACTCAAGCCCCCGGCGATCTCGTCCGGATACGCCGCAAGCAGCCCGCCCAACGGCACCATGATAAATAGAAAGCAGAAACCAAGCGTGCGCAGCAGACTCACGGGCGCCTCCTCGAAGGAATTTGAGTCAGCATGAGCAACCTGCGCAGCGAGGTGTATTAGACGATGGTGGTAGACCTCAAGCGCGCGGTAGCGTCACGCCCCGCTGGCCCTGGTACTTGCCGCCGCGATCCCGATAGGAGGTTTCACACGCCTCGTCCGACTCGAAGAAGAGCATCTGCGCGACGCCTTCGTTGGCGTAGATTTTCGCAGGCAGCGTCGTGGTATTCGAAAATTCCAGTGTCACGTGCCCTTCCCATTCAGGCTCGAGCGGTGTGACATTGACGATGATGCCGCAGCGAGCGTAGGTGCTCTTGCCCAGGCAAATGGTCAACACGTTGCGCGGGATACGGAAATACTCGACCGTACGCGCCAGTGCGAAAGAATTCGGCGGGATGATGCACACATCGCTTTTGATATCGACGAAGCTCTTTTCATCGAAGAACTTCGGATCGACCGTTGCCGAGTGGATGTTGGTGAACACCTTGAATTCATCGGCACAACGGACGTCGTAGCCGTAACTCGACACACCATAGGAGATCACCCGGCTGCCTTCCGCGCCGCGTACCTGGCGCTCGACGAAGGGTTCGATCATCCCCTGCTCTTCGGACATGCGACGGATCCAGCGGTCGGACTTGATGCTCATGGTGATTCCTGGACTGATCAAAAAAGAGCGAGCATGTTAGCCGTTTATCGCAAGCGACAAAAGCCTGACAAGCTGCTCGTCAGTCGTCACTGATGCTGATATTCGGCACGCCACGGCCCTCCTTCGCTCGCGTGGCGATCCGCGCGCCCACATGCCTGGCCATGTCCTGATAGATCATGCTGATCTGACACTCGGGTTCCGCGACCACGGTTGGCCGTCCGGCATCGGCCTGCTCCCGAATCATCATCGACAACGGCATCGAGGCCAGCAGATCCACACCATACTGCTCGGCCAGCCGCACGCCCCCGCCTTCGCCAAACAAATGCTCGGAATGACCACAATTGGAGCAGATGTGAACAGCCATGTTCTCGACGACACCGAGCACCGGAATATTCACCTTGCCGAACATTTCAATGCCGCGGCGGGCATCCAGCAGCGCCAGATCCTGCGGCGTGGTGACGATCACCGCGCCAGTGACCGGTACCTTTTGCGCGAGTGTCAGCTGGATGTCGCCTGTGCCCGGGGGCATGTCGACCACCAGATAATCCAGGTCGTCCCATTCCGTCTGCGTCAGTAGCTGCATCAGGGCCCCGGAAACCATAGGCCCGCGCCAGACCATCGGTGTACTGTCGTCCGCCAGGAAGGCCATCGACATCACTTGCACCCCATGCGCTCTGGGCGCGAGGAATGTCTTGCCGCCGCGCACCTCAGGCCGCGTCCCGTCTGCAAGCCCGAGCATCAACCCCATGCTGGGGCCATAGATATCGGCGTCCAGGACGCCAACCCGGGCGCCCTCTCGAGCCAGAGCCAACGCCAGATTGACAGCAGTAGTCGACTTGCCTACGCCACCCTTGCCGGACGCCACCGCTATGATGTTCTTGACGTTGTGCAAGCCAGGCAGCGACCCCTGTGCGGGTGCAGCATCGACCTGCCAACCGACGGTCACTCGCGCCGACTCGACGCCTTCGACGTTCTCCATTGCCACCTGGAGCATCTGCTCGACGCCACTGGTCAAGCCGTCCGCCGCGTAGCCAAGCACAACCTCGACGCGCACCGTGCCGCCGTCAATATCGAGCGAGCGAACGCAACCGCTGGTCAACAGATCCGAGCCCGTATAGGGATCGCGATATTGGGCCAGCGCAGATTCGATGGCAGTACGGCTTGGCTGAGTCATAGGGCATCCGGGTATATATATAAGAAGCGATAATGCTAACGAGAGAACCCGCTTGGGAAAAGCGGGTTCTGGACAGACACCGGCTGCAGTGATCAAGTAGCATCCGCAGCCGTTATGAACCGGCTCCAAGACCGGTCCTGTGTGTTAGCCTTGGCACACGGAAGGGCATCGTCCCCGGTGGGGCGCCCGGACTTCAAACCCGGTGAGATGCGCCAGGCGCGTCTGGTAGGTTCGACTCCTATTCCCTTCCGCCAGTTTCGGCATCAGGCCGCTTCGCGTTCCTCCTCTGCAGCCTCGGCCTGATCGCTCGGCTCGCTTTCCTGCGACTCCTCTGTCGCAGCCCCTTCGTTTGCGTCTGCCGCGGCCGCGTTGCCTTCATCACCTACTTTCTCCAGCAGGTATTCCATCAGCGTCTTGCCCCGGTCGCCGACCATTTCGACGAACGTATCGCGCACTGCAATACTGCGCTCACGGAAGGCGGCGCGCTCTTCCTCGGTCAGCTCGATGACCTGGATTTCGCTGTTCTCGGTGATCTTGCTCAACCGTTCGCTGTTCAGTCGGGTCTGGACGTCATGGATGTAGGGAACCAGCTCGGTGACCACATCCTCGACCAGCGCCTTGCGATCCTCCGAAAGCGCCTCGTACCAATCCTGATTGGCCATGAACGTGGCAATGAACTGCGCCTGATTGGCGAAGATCATGTAGTCCTGAACCTGATAGAAGTCCATCTCCTCGTGCGCGAAAACCGGCTGGATGTTGGCGTCAATCTGTCCGAGCTGCAGGCCGCTGAAGACTTCGCCGTATTCCATCGTGGTCGGATCGGCGCCGTAAGCGCTGTAGGTCTCACGCAGCAAACGGTTATCCATGGTTCGAATGGCCACGCCATCGAAATCTTCCGGTGTGCGGATCTCCTTGTTGGCGGTCCAGACCTGCCAGCCTTCCGGAACGATTGCCAGAGGGTGCAGCTCGCGTTCGTTGAACGCCTCCACCAAGGCTTCGTGCTTGCGGAATTCAGGGTCGTTGAGAAGTTCGGTATTGCGCTTCTCGTCCTCGGTGAGGACGAAATTCAGGCTGAACAACTGCGACTCGGGCACGGTGCCGCCGAGGAAGCCGGAGCCGAACGCCAGCTCGATTGCGCCGGACTGCACCTGATCGTAGATATCGGTAAGGCCACCCAACTGCCCATACGGAAACAGCCGAACTTCGACTGCGCCGTCGGTGCGCTCGCTGACCAGCTCTGAGAAGCGCTTGCCATACTCGTGCTGGACACTACCCTCGATCTCTTCCAGACCGAAGCGCCATACCTCGACCTGTCCGGTAGAAGTCTGCTCTTCCACACCTGCAGAAACTTCGGTTTCTTCCTTGTTCTCCGATCCGCAGGCCGCCAGGGCCAAGGCTGCTACACCGATACAACTATTACGCCAGTTCATGGAACGCTCCCTTTGCATTGTTCTGGATAACTCTTATAACCATAACATAGGACCCTGATATGTCCACGCCGTGCAAAAACTAACTCCATGGGTTATGGTCACAAAGAAACGAGACGGCGCGCTTTTGCCCTTGTGTGACCCGCGCGCCGCGGAAAGTATTCAT
Above is a window of Halopseudomonas nanhaiensis DNA encoding:
- the apbC gene encoding iron-sulfur cluster carrier protein ApbC encodes the protein MTQPSRTAIESALAQYRDPYTGSDLLTSGCVRSLDIDGGTVRVEVVLGYAADGLTSGVEQMLQVAMENVEGVESARVTVGWQVDAAPAQGSLPGLHNVKNIIAVASGKGGVGKSTTAVNLALALAREGARVGVLDADIYGPSMGLMLGLADGTRPEVRGGKTFLAPRAHGVQVMSMAFLADDSTPMVWRGPMVSGALMQLLTQTEWDDLDYLVVDMPPGTGDIQLTLAQKVPVTGAVIVTTPQDLALLDARRGIEMFGKVNIPVLGVVENMAVHICSNCGHSEHLFGEGGGVRLAEQYGVDLLASMPLSMMIREQADAGRPTVVAEPECQISMIYQDMARHVGARIATRAKEGRGVPNISISDD
- the dcd gene encoding dCTP deaminase gives rise to the protein MSIKSDRWIRRMSEEQGMIEPFVERQVRGAEGSRVISYGVSSYGYDVRCADEFKVFTNIHSATVDPKFFDEKSFVDIKSDVCIIPPNSFALARTVEYFRIPRNVLTICLGKSTYARCGIIVNVTPLEPEWEGHVTLEFSNTTTLPAKIYANEGVAQMLFFESDEACETSYRDRGGKYQGQRGVTLPRA
- the dctP gene encoding TRAP transporter substrate-binding protein DctP, whose amino-acid sequence is MNWRNSCIGVAALALAACGSENKEETEVSAGVEEQTSTGQVEVWRFGLEEIEGSVQHEYGKRFSELVSERTDGAVEVRLFPYGQLGGLTDIYDQVQSGAIELAFGSGFLGGTVPESQLFSLNFVLTEDEKRNTELLNDPEFRKHEALVEAFNERELHPLAIVPEGWQVWTANKEIRTPEDFDGVAIRTMDNRLLRETYSAYGADPTTMEYGEVFSGLQLGQIDANIQPVFAHEEMDFYQVQDYMIFANQAQFIATFMANQDWYEALSEDRKALVEDVVTELVPYIHDVQTRLNSERLSKITENSEIQVIELTEEERAAFRERSIAVRDTFVEMVGDRGKTLMEYLLEKVGDEGNAAAADANEGAATEESQESEPSDQAEAAEEEREAA
- a CDS encoding TorF family putative porin, which gives rise to MMKKIAAVVAAASSIGFASLAHAEAFDTAVGEVDVSMTATLATDYIWRGQSQTDGAGAVQGSLDIAHESGLYIGAWASNVDGEDFGGSSVEFDYYTGFGSSITDDISYDLQWATYTYPGNSSIDVQEVIGSLGLYGFTVGAKYAYDPSSQLYTFIDYGFDLPYGLGLGLHYGVSDTKDPLDGVGGDEKYSDWAVSIGKTVLGLDLALMYSDTDLGDDCAYSDSDSCDSALTFSASKSF